A single window of Aphidius gifuensis isolate YNYX2018 linkage group LG1, ASM1490517v1, whole genome shotgun sequence DNA harbors:
- the LOC122861049 gene encoding toll-like receptor 7, with protein sequence MKIYLISLLLLCESVFINSLAAKKISNCDKLTYPGFKICNLSNKTIFIEHTKSVNNLTILNNEIDTIASKIFTKFSPENFYFQLFDRGTVYIRNISRLNGSNKLLFYGMCMDWRLTLNNSLAYVNPVDLIKNNDVIIDGSEDLLMKIKSSKNTNMIGSVLVQNNFKKINLMNGLCNTLPKIQTLTIRNYNSTSIEPIDFDLYKNIIMMEIYLHKVESLPSNIFNQFKHLQKLFITSPKVTSLPKDIFNNVKLLIELSADMSLTSLESGIFDGLYHLKKLTLFDNELESLPNEIFKDLYNLEFLELIHGEIWSLEANGFSNLNKLKYLDLSRNRLTQLSKNIFNGLNELEDLRIRWNGLRTIESSVFNGLHKLKSLKISCNRLGSVPRSLFATLDALLVLDLKSNRLTNINPGVFQNLHNLEVLDLSHNRQTHIDINLFRNLKKLRVLNLGYNSLTIIGEKSLQHLEYLQKLYLNNNEISVIEFNALPVKSVKHLNLKSNELTHDSLGKIKELTKLETVNLRSNKFSTLPDGIFRSCKKMKNVYI encoded by the exons atgaagatatatttaatttcattgttgttgCTTTGTGAaagtgtttttattaattcactagcagctaaaaaaatatcaaattgtgataaattaacatatccgggttttaaaatttgtaatttatcaaataaaacaatttttattgaacataCAAAGTCTGTAAATAATCTAACAATATTGAATAACGAGATTGACACAATtgcatcaaaaatatttactaaattttcaccggaaaatttttattttcaattgtttgatAGAGGAACAGTGTACATTCGAAACATAAGTCGTTTGAAtggttcaaataaattattgttctACGGTATGTGTATGGATTGGAGattaactttaaataattcattagctTATGTAAATCCAGTAGatcttattaaaaataacgatGTGATAATTGATGGAAGTGAAGATCTacttatgaaaattaaatcttcaaaaaatacaaatatgaTTGGATCAGTTCTTGTTCAAaacaactttaaaaaaattaatttgatgaatgGATTATGCAATACTTTACCAAAAATTCAAACACTTACTATACGAAATTATAATTCTACTTCGATAGAACCAATCGATTTtgatttatacaaaaatattattatgatggaaatttatttacacaaagTAGAGAGTCTACCTTCAAACatattcaatcaatttaaacatttacaaaaattatttatcacaagTCCAAAAGTAACATCACTTCCCaaagatatttttaacaatgtcAAATTGTTGATAGAACTTTCAGCTGATATGTCATTGACGAGTCTTGAATCAGGAATTTTTGATGGACTTTATCATCTCAAAAAATTGACTCTATTTGACAATGAATTGGAATCATTgccaaatgaaatttttaaagatcTTTATAATCTTGAATTTTTGGAATTAATACACGGTGAAATTTGGTCTCTTGAGGCAAATGGttttagtaatttaaataagcTAAAATACTTGGATTTATCGAGAAATAGACTAACacaattatctaaaaatatttttaacggATTAAATGAATTGGAAGACTTGCGTATAAGATGGAATGGATTAAGAACAATTGAGTCAAGTGTATTCAATGgattacataaattaaaatcattaaaaatttcctGTAATCGTTTAGGATCTGTGCCAAGAAGTTTATTTGCTACACTTGATGCTCTTCTTGTGTTGGATCTAAAATCAAACAGATTAACTAACATCAATCCTGGtgtatttcaaaatttacataatcTTGAGGTACTTGATTTAAGCCATAACAGACAAACacatattgatataaatttatttagaaatttaaaaaaactacgaGTATTAAATCTTGGTTACAATTCATTGACCATTATTGGAG AAAAATCTTTACAACATCTGGAGTATCTGCAAAAGTTGTATTTGAATAACAATGAAATCAGTGTCATTGAATTTAATGCTTTACCAGTTAAATCGGTGAAAcatcttaatttaaaaagcaaCGAGTTGACACATGATAGCcttggaaaaattaaagaattgACAAAACTTGAAACAGTGAATTTACGttcaaacaaattttcaaCTCTTCCAGATGGTATATTTCGgagttgtaaaaaaatgaaaaatgtttatatttaa